In one Mus pahari chromosome 21, PAHARI_EIJ_v1.1, whole genome shotgun sequence genomic region, the following are encoded:
- the LOC110338443 gene encoding L-lactate dehydrogenase A chain has product MATLKDQLIVNLLKEEQVPQNKITVVGVGAVGMACAISILMKDLADELALVDVMEDKLKGEMMDLQHGSLFLKTPKIVSSKDYCVTANSKLVIITAGARQQEGESRLNLVQRNVNIFKFIIPNIVKYSPHCKLLIVSNPVDILTYVAWKISGFPKSRVIGSGCHLDSALFRYLMGXRLGVHPLSCHGWVLGEHGDSSVPVWSGVNIAGVSLKSLNPELGTDADKEQWKEVHKQVVDSAYEVIKLKGYTSWAIGLSVADLAESIMKNLRRVHPISTMIKGLYGINEDVF; this is encoded by the coding sequence ATGGCAACTCTCAAGGACCAGCTGATTGTGAATCTTCTTAAGGAAGAACAGGTCCCCCAGAACAAGATTACAGTTGTTGGGGTTGGTGCTGTTGGCATGGCTTGTGCCATCAGTATCTTAATGAAGGACTTGGCGGATGAGCTTGCCCTTGTTGACGTCATGGAAGACAAACTAAAGGGCGAGATGATGGATCTCCAGCATGGCAGCCTCTTCCTTAAAACACCAAAAATTGTCTCCAGCAAAGACTATTGTGTAACTGCAAACTCCAAGCTGGTCATCATCACAGCCGGGGCACGTCAGCAAGAAGGAGAGAGCCGACTCAATCTGGTCCAGCGAAATGTGAACATCTTCAAGTTCATTATTCCGAACATTGTGAAGTACAGTCCACACTGCAAGCTGCTTATTGTCTCAAATCCAGTGGATATCTTGACCTACGTGGCTTGGAAAATCAGTGGCTTTCCCAAAAGCCGAGTTATTGGAAGTGGTTGCCATCTGGATTCTGCTCTGTTCCGTTACCTGATGGGAGANAGGCTGGGGGTTCACCCGCTGAGCTGTCATGGCTGGGTCCTGGGAGAGCATGGTGACtccagtgtgcctgtgtggagtGGTGTGAACATTGCCGGCGTCTCCCTGAAGTCTCTGAACCCAGAATTGGGCACTGATGCAGACAAGGAGCAGTGGAAGGAGGTTCACAAGCAGGTAGTGGACAGTGCCTATGAGGTGATCAAGCTGAAAGGTTACACATCCTGGGCCATTGGCCTCTCTGTGGCAGACTTGGCCGAGAGCATAATGAAGAACCTGAGGCGGGTGCATCCCATTTCCACCATGATTAAGGGTCTCTATGGAATCAATGAGGATGTCTTC